Genomic segment of Neofelis nebulosa isolate mNeoNeb1 chromosome 17, mNeoNeb1.pri, whole genome shotgun sequence:
atataaatataaattaaaatttattttaaaatttatttaaaatttaaattttatttaacattttaaaaaattaagaaaaaaaaaaggagacagcaaCATTTGTGCAAGTAGAAAGAGGTGGCCTTCAAGGCCCCTGACATGGTCtggcccctcttcctcctccgaCCTCACCTCCGGCCACAGTGGCCTTGTCGAGCCTAACAGGCAGGTCTGTCCTGCCTCGGGGcatttgcatatgctgttccttctgcctggcccAGACTTCTCCAAGACCTCCCCACAGCTCCTGCCTGAACACCCTTTTTGCAACCGCACCCAGCCCAATAGTCTCATTCTCCTCATCTTGCTTTACTTGTTGTTCCTTATCCCTGATCACATTCTAGCTCATTCCATTAAGCACTTTTACCTGTTTGCTGTTACCTCCCCCCAGAATTTGGGCTCCACGAGGGCAGAAATCTCGCCCCATCGCGTTTCCTGTGGTATCCCCGGCACCTACCACAGGACCTGGCACATACTAGGGGCCCAGTGAATGTTTGCTGAGCGAATGAATGAGGTGGAGAGAATCTTCCGAAATTAAAGAGGTCCTTAGAAAGCGCAATGGCCAAGCTTAGTGACGGATCGGATAAGGAACTttgggacagggagggaggaggctctGGAAGGCCCTCAGGTCTCTGGCTTGAGAAGCTGGGTAGGAGGGGACCCCATGTCCGAGGCTGGaaatgagggagagaggcagattCTTGGCGACGATGGAGGGGGTTTTGCActggagacagacagacggagatGCCCCAAGGGGGCAGGTCAGGAGCTCCAGAAGGCAGTTCCGATGTAAACGGGAAACCAGCAAAGCGGGGGCTCCCCTGGCAGAGCTCGGAGAGCAGACCCAGGAACCCCAACACTTAGGGGAAATGGGAGTCAGGCCAGAGCGTGGCTGCACAGCCAGGCTCTCCTGGGCAGGTGTCCAAAGGGAGGCCAATAAGGTTCCAGCTGGTCCTTGAAATGGCTACACTGATGCGTGCTAGGTGACCTTGGttgggagcggggtgggggtgggggatatggGCCAAGGAATGTGTGGGAGGGCTGAGCCGGGGTCACAGGGAATGtgccacaaatatttgttgagcgtTAGCTGTGTGCCCAGTGCCACAGCCCTCAGGGACCTCACATTTGccaggtaggggtggggaggaagttcAATACCTAGGTGGAGAGTGATAAGGTTtacaaaagaaatgggaagaagaaagaaagaaaggaaggaaggaaggaaggaaggaaggaaggaaggaaggaagaaagaaagaagaaagaaagaaagaaagaaagaaagaaagaaagaaagaaagaaagaaagaaagaaagaaagaaagaaagaaagaaagaaagaaagaaagaaagaaagaaagaggcaggggcgcctgggtgggtcagtcccttgtttggttggttggttggctggttaaggcgttgactcttgatttagcctcaagtcatgatctcagggttcaggagttcaagccctgtgtcctaCTGttcgctgacagtgtgaagcctgtttgggattctctctcttctctctctctctctctctctccctctctgtcggcccctcccctgcttgcgccctctctgtctctggctgaaaataaacaaactgtagaaaaaaaattggaaacaaaaaataGGCAGGGACGGGGCCTGGGGTAGGGGTTGGGCAAGCCCagggctgagggagggaaggTTCTGAGGCTGatgagagaggggggagaaggaaaggatagAAGTGTGGGTGGTGCCTGAGAAATTGGGAGGAtcagaatccccccccccccgcccctgcccagggCCCACATACTCCTGGCACTTACGCTCATATTATCTCcaagttattttccttttgtttctctctcttttttttttttaatgtgtattttatttctgagagagagaacatgaggaggggaggggcagagagggcgggggacagaagatccaaagaagTCTCTGCACccacagcagtgagcccgacgcggggctcgaactcacgaaccgcgagatcacgacttgagccgaagccgGGCGctcacaaccgactgagccctccgggTGCCCCTTCTCTTAAAGTTCTTACCACtcagaaattctttttcttggttaCGGGTTTTGGTCCCTGACTGCTCACTGCTGGGCCACGAGTGCTGGCCCTGACATCATCACAGTGACAGTCCCCTCTGTCCCCTGGTCAGTCTCCTCACCTGGAAAAAGGAGCTATGGATAGTCCCTCCTTCTAGGGTTgtcctgaggattaaatgagtcaatatgTGTGAAGAGCTGACAACAGGGCGGGGCACGTAATAGAGCCTcaacaaattcattcatttcatgCAAAAGATATTTGTTGAGCAACTATTATGTGACAGACACCTTAGCACTTCAGTTCTGAGCACACTGGAATGGCTGGTCACCCTAGGGGTGAGTCCCCTGGCTATCTCAGGAaaagtattccaggcagagggaacagcaaacgcaaaggccctgaggttggAAGGCTCAGGGTGTGTTTGAAGCTACAGTCCTCAGAATAGGTGGAGGCTGTTTTTGAGGGAGTGGAGAAGGTTTGAAAGGGCTGGTCgggtggggcatctggggggctcagtcggttgaaggccgactcttggtttcagctcaggtcatgatctcacagttcatgagatcgagccctgcatcgggctctgtgctgacagtgtggaatctgcttggaattctttctccctcccccatctctctctttctgtccctcccactcacccactctctcactctcaaagtactcatttttaaaaaaattttttaaaggttatttatttttaggggcgcctgggtggctcagtcggttgagcgtccggcttcggctcaggtcatgatctcacggtttgtgagttcgagccccgcgtcgggctccgtgctgacagctcagagcctggagtctgcttcggattctgtgtctccctctgtctctgcttctcccccgctcgtgctctctctctctctcaaaaataaataagcattaaaaaaaaataaagtttatttatttttgagacagagacagagcatgagcgggggaggggcagagaacaagggagacacagactccaaagcaggctccaggctgtgagccatcagcacggaacctgactgcagggcttgaactcacaaaccatgagatcatgacctgaggtgaagtcacccaggcgcccctttaatattACGTGGCAGGAACAGGTCTTGCCTCCGGCCAGCTCAGCCGtcaaaggaaagagaggggaaggatAGAATTTGAGTTTATTCAAGGTCATGTGTAGTCCAagagctgagagacagagagggagggaggagagggagagagaattagtTTAGGGGCCTCCAAGGAGGTAGGGAGCTTCATGAAATGGGGTGCATGTCacgaactccccccccccccatcacattCGGACCACAGGGCTTCCCCTCATGGATAAAAGAGTCTCCTCTCATTTTTGCAAAATATGCGGCCATCTTGCATTTTCCTGTCTCGACCTGGACAGGAGTCTGAGTAACATACAAAGACCCAGAGTGGGGAGACAGAGACctagagaaagggggacagggatgggaaggaggaCAAAGACACaaaggatgggggagagggagaggagtagTAGAGGTGAGGCAGAGAAAAACGCCTTCCAGGCATGGAGAGACTCCTTAAGCACTGAGACCCTGGGGCAAACCAGTGAAGGTGCTCTCTGGGGTTCTGGAATGCTTTCCCTACAAGGCACAGAGACCCAAGCAGTGAACATACCAGAGATGGCCATTGTCCCAGACATCAGGGTGTGTTTCAGTGTGGCTGGGGGCAGCTCTAGGGGCTCAGGTGACTTACTTGGCCTTCTGTCTCCCCAGcttgccctcccccacctgcggAAGAGCCAGGGGAACATCATCAACATCTCCAGTCTGGTCGGGGCCATTGGCCAGGTCCAGGCAGTTCCCTATGTGGCCACCAAGGTACCCTGCCCCTTCCTTCACTCCCCACCAGGGCCTCCAAGGACTTCAGCCCTGAGGCATGACAACCTACAGCCAGTGCCTCCCAAGAAACAGAGCCTGGGGCATCCCATAGAAGCCCTCAGGGAAGGCATGGCTACCCCATTCTGAGGCCCCAGCTTGACACCCCCTGGTTGGAGGAAAGAACAGGAGGAACCTCAACTTCCCTGGACTGAACTCTCCCCCACATCACCTTCCGCAGGGGGCAGTAACAGCCATGACCAAAGCCTTGGCCCTGGATGAGAGTCAATATGGCGTCCGGGTCAACTGGTGAGCGGCTCCAATGGGCGGAGAAGGCAGGAAGTGAGCCCACGAGGCCGTGTTTGTGGCACACTTCCCTgatcccctcttctccctccccacagTATCTCCCCAGGAAACATCTGGACCCCACTGTGGGAGGAGCTGGCCGCCGCCACGCCTGACCCCACAGCCACAATCCGAGAAGGCATACTGGCCCAGGTAGGAGTGGGGGGCCAGAGCCATGTGGTATGGGAGGCTTCGGGTGTAGCAGTCAGGCGGGGGCTTCCCTTGATCTCCTTTTTCCCttgtctctccccagcccctgggtcGCATGGGCCAGCCAGCTGACGTGGGAGCGGCAGCCGTGTTCCTGGCCTCTGAAGCCAACTTCTGCACTGGGACTGAGCTGTTTGTGACCGGGGGTGCCGAGCTGGGGTACGGGTGCAAGGCCATTCCCGGCACCCCCTTGGAGCCCCCCACCAACCCTTCCTGATTTCTCACGTTTCCACTTGGGCCTTCCTAACTAGGACTCCCAAATTTCAGCTTCGACCCGCCTGCTTCTTAGATGCACACCCCAACTCTAGACATTAACTCCACTAACCAACGTGCCAAaccatccctcccccccctccccccccccccccccccccgcaggttCCCATAAAAGTAGTTTGCAGCCAGAAGGAAGAAGGCTTCATGTCATTGATCTGCTCTTTTGAGTTCTGCCACGCCGGGAGCGCGTCCCGccaaccccgccccccgccccgccccttgcAGCCCCACGCGTTCCCACGAGTGGTCTTGACCCAAGGGACTACGACTCCCGGCAGGCCTTGCAGCAGGAGCCCGTCCCGGAGGGCTCCTGAGAAAAGTATTGCCGGTCGGCTTCACCCCTGCTAATAAAAAGGCCCGCAGGGGAGAGTAAATTAAGCTCTATTAGGAGATAATAGAGGAGGCGAAACGAAAGGGCCTCCTCTTGGTTATTCTTGGTCCTTAGGGGAAAGGAATTTTGACCTCGCCGGCTGAGGAATAGGAGGGTGGTGGGCTCCACAAGTTCTGAGGGAAGAGGCAGCTGGGGTTCAGACTCCTCTgagtcagagggaggaggggctggggtccGAACTCCtgggtttgggggaaggggaaactTAGAGGGCGTGGACTCCCTAGCTGAGGAAGAGCGGGCCCTGGGTTCCTGCTGGGGCGCGGGGCGCGGTAGGGGGTTAGTCTCCCCGGCCAGGGGGTGGGGCTGCATGGCTGCTGCGGATTGGCCGCGGCGGGGGTGTGCGGCAGTCGCTGATTGGCCGAGGCGAGCCGGGCGCGGTCgcgggccccgggccccgggccccgggccccgggccaGGTGGTGGCCGAGGAGGACCGGGGCGGAGGGAAGCGAAACGGGActctgaggaggaggaggcttgGGAATTTGCCGAGACCTGTGGCTCTTAGGGCCGGGGGACAGAATTTGGGGGCAAAATATCCCAGGGTGGGATTACGGAGGCACAGCGGCCCAGGAATCGGAGGACACAGCGCGAACATTTCGGTGTCACAGTAACCCGGATGCAGGAGTTGGGGGAAACTCTGACCACGGATGGTTTTGGGGCCACAGTGGCCGAGGAGTTCGGTATAGGGGGCACTGATGCAGGTTTGAATCGCTAGGGATTAGGTGGATCCTGGTGCGCTGTAATTAGCTAACTCTGGCCTTCGGGGTCCTGTGGGTGGGGAGACACTCATGAAGGGGCATAACCAGGGAACCCTGCCTGAGGGGCTGTTCTTAGAGGCTCGCTGATGCGGTGGGGGATTAAAATTTTCCGGGCCTCGCTGATGACAGGGACTGGAAGGAGGCATGATGAACCACGTGCGTTGTATCTCCTAAAAAGTTACAAAGAAGACACATTTTCccgtggaaagaaaaaaaagtatattcaaaTACGGGTtgactgtggggcgcctgggtagctccttaggttgggcgaccgactagggctcgggtcatgatctcgcgactCACCatttcgagccccgcttcgggctctgtgctgacagctcggagcctggagcctgcttcggattctctctctctctctctctctctctctctctctctctctctctctgctcctcccctgctcacgttctctttctctcaaaaataaataaacgttaaaattttcttgaaaaaaaaaataggggttgATTGCAACCCCCTCATTCATCCCTACCTGCTACCCTCTTTCGAGGCCTTTTTCCCAAGTCCTTTCTCATTTACGTGATCTATTTACAGACGTTTACAGCGAGAGCTTTTCCTTATCACCCAGGGATCGAGATATGCGGAGGT
This window contains:
- the HSD17B14 gene encoding 17-beta-hydroxysteroid dehydrogenase 14 isoform X1, which produces MATGTRYAGKVVVVTGGGRGIGAGIVRAFVQSGAQVVICDKDESGGRALEQDLAGTLFLQCDVTQEEDMRVLISETIRRFGRLDCVVNNAGYHPPPQWPEETSAQGFRQLLEVNLLGMYTLTKLALPHLRKSQGNIINISSLVGAIGQVQAVPYVATKGAVTAMTKALALDESQYGVRVNCISPGNIWTPLWEELAAATPDPTATIREGILAQPLGRMGQPADVGAAAVFLASEANFCTGTELFVTGGAELGYGCKAIPGTPLEPPTNPS
- the HSD17B14 gene encoding 17-beta-hydroxysteroid dehydrogenase 14 isoform X2; protein product: MATGTRYAGKVVVVTGGGRGIGAGIVRAFESGGRALEQDLAGTLFLQCDVTQEEDMRVLISETIRRFGRLDCVVNNAGYHPPPQWPEETSAQGFRQLLEVNLLGMYTLTKLALPHLRKSQGNIINISSLVGAIGQVQAVPYVATKGAVTAMTKALALDESQYGVRVNCISPGNIWTPLWEELAAATPDPTATIREGILAQPLGRMGQPADVGAAAVFLASEANFCTGTELFVTGGAELGYGCKAIPGTPLEPPTNPS